The following is a genomic window from Candidatus Omnitrophota bacterium.
GCAACCGACTACGCAGTTATATGGTCTGACAATATTGGGTCTATTGTTTTCTTCATCCCACTCATAGACACCATTCCAGCAGAAGTTAAAACATTCCTTACAGCCTACACATTTCTCGTAATCAATTCTCGGATACCATGGTATCTTCTCTCTTTCAATTCCATAAATTCTGGTCACTTTTCTACCTCCTTTCAATATTATCCAATGCTTCTTTTACTTTATTAAGGGCCTTTTCAGTCGACATATTGCGTAAATCAAGACTTACTACCTGGTTATCAAAGTTCGCTCCCATCTCTCCAAAACCTATCCCCATCCTCCACCTTTTTTGAATTTTTGTTCTTTGCCTTTTTTCACTAATTATTTGGCAGATAATACTTCTTTTATCTCATCCACCGTAGGAATCTTGCCAGAGATTTTAACTTGACCATCCACAATTACGGCGGGTGTAAACATTATTCCTCTTTTGGCAATTTCTGTCATATCATAAAGATGAACCACTTCTGCCTGAAGCCCTAATTGCTTTAATGCCTCTTGAACATTCTTCTCAGTTGCTTTACATTTTGGACAACCCGGGCCAGCAATTTCAATTTTCATTTTTATCACCTCCTTTCTATCATAACCTCTTTATTTACAATGTATTTTGGAGGTGAGACCTCCAAACATTAGAAAATTAGGTTTCCCAAAAACCAGCCCACAAATGTCCCCAAAATCATGATTAGAATAATATAAACCGCTGCCTTTTTAATTCCGAAAAGTCTTCCAATAGCAAGCATATTGGGAAGGCTCATTCCGGGACCAGTTAACAAAAATGCCAAAGCAGGACCACGCCCCATCCCTAATTTTAGCATCGTATCAATAAAAGGTGATTCAGTTAATGTGCCAAAGTACATCAGTTGCCCTGATATTGTTGCCAAAAATGCTGCCAGAACAGAATTTCCACCTACCCACCTTGAAACAAATTCCTTAGGTAAGAGTTTGCCGATAACACCCACAATGAAAACACCCACCAAAAGCAAAGGCACAATCATCCGCACAAACCACCACGTTTCTTTAAGCCAGTTTTTGGTTTCTTCTTTGGTAAGAGTGCTCGCTCCATAAATTAACCAAATAACCGTTAATATACTCCAGACCAAAACATTAATTAAATAACTTTTTCCTTGTGCGATATAGTTAGGCAGAATTATAGAAAGAAAAATCAAGATTAATAAAATGGAATGTTTTTTACTAATAACTACCTTATTTTCTGAAGATGTAGATTTTATCTTGCTTCTTTCTTCTTTCCCAAACAAAACACTCATTATCCACCCTACCAAAAAAGCCATAAAAAGAGAGGCAGTAATTCTTGAGATAGCCATCTTTGTACCTAAAATAGTACTGGTAAATAAAAGCGATAAGACATTGGTAGAAGGGGCAACCCAAAGAATAATAAAAGCAGCGCCAATTCCTGCTCCAGCAAAATAAAGACCGCTTCCTACCGGCAAAACTGTACAGGAACAAGAGGCAATAAAAAAACTAAAAAATATGGCTAAAGAAAAGGACCTTAATTTAGATGCCTTTTCGCCCAAATAACTTAAAATCGCCTCTTTATTAAAAAAAGAAACCATACCTCCTGCCAGAAGAAATGCAGGAATTAAACAGGTCAAAACATGATGGGCAATATAATCTTTTAAAGCTAATAATCCAGC
Proteins encoded in this region:
- a CDS encoding 4Fe-4S dicluster domain-containing protein; its protein translation is MTRIYGIEREKIPWYPRIDYEKCVGCKECFNFCWNGVYEWDEENNRPNIVRPYNCVVGCSACANLCNGEAIRFPSKEELMEVINKEQKT
- a CDS encoding thioredoxin family protein; amino-acid sequence: MKIEIAGPGCPKCKATEKNVQEALKQLGLQAEVVHLYDMTEIAKRGIMFTPAVIVDGQVKISGKIPTVDEIKEVLSAK
- a CDS encoding permease codes for the protein MVLNLIFAGLLALKDYIAHHVLTCLIPAFLLAGGMVSFFNKEAILSYLGEKASKLRSFSLAIFFSFFIASCSCTVLPVGSGLYFAGAGIGAAFIILWVAPSTNVLSLLFTSTILGTKMAISRITASLFMAFLVGWIMSVLFGKEERSKIKSTSSENKVVISKKHSILLILIFLSIILPNYIAQGKSYLINVLVWSILTVIWLIYGASTLTKEETKNWLKETWWFVRMIVPLLLVGVFIVGVIGKLLPKEFVSRWVGGNSVLAAFLATISGQLMYFGTLTESPFIDTMLKLGMGRGPALAFLLTGPGMSLPNMLAIGRLFGIKKAAVYIILIMILGTFVGWFLGNLIF